The nucleotide sequence GAGAATGGCGATCGCTCGCTCAACCTGTTCATTGTATTGGGTTTCCGTCATCATAAAGGGGGGGAGGGGCAGGGAAGAGGTTGTTAGTTGTTAGAACTGAGTTGTTAGAACTGAAGCCAGAGTTACTGGTACTTTCAACATTCAACGTACTTTCAACATTCAACGCTTAACCTCTCAACCTTCAGCCCCTTAAAACATGGTCAGAATGTAAAGCAGTGTAAATAGCACAATCCAGATAATGTCTACAAAGTGCCAGTAGATTTCTGCCATCTCCACTCCGGTATGCTTGGTGGCGTTGTAGTGATTGGGGCGGCGCGATCGCCACAACACCCCTAAGATCAACAACAGTCCAATAAACACGTGCAGTCCATGAAACCCGGTCATCAGATAGAAGCAGTTTGAGAAGACATTGGTTCTAAGTCCATAACCCAGGGTCGAGTACTCATACACCTGCCCTGCAAGGAACACCGCTCCCATCAATGCGGTCACGATGTACCACTTGCGTAAGCCTTTAACATCATTCTTCTTAATAGCTGTATCCCCCAGGTGAATCACAAAACTACTGGATACCAGGATGATGGTGTTAATCGCAGGTACCAGTAGTTCCACTTCTGTTCCTTCGGGGGGCCACTCATAGGCAAGCCCCCGTAAAAACAGGTAAGCGGCAAAAAAACCGCCAAACATGAGGGATTCCGAAACCAGAAAAGTCAGCAATCCCCAAACCCGCAAGTCGGCATGTTCTTCATGATGCCCAGCCACGGTGACAGCTTGGACTGGGGGAGTCAGGGAGTCAGGTGTTTCGATGGTTGATCCTTGCATGGTGTGACTCTTGTAGTAAGGACAGGGGAAGGATGGAGGATGGACAGCTCTGTCGTTCCCGGAGGGTAGGATGAAATAATTTCCCCCGATCTAGCTGACTGAAGCGGGGGGTCTTTCTTCGGACATGGGACTGCGTCCATTTAAACCATAGTCATAGGGTCCATGGGTGACAACGGGCAATATCTCCCAGTTTTCGATAATCGGGGGCGACTCCGTTGTCCATTCCAGCGTCATAGCTTTCCAGGGATTATCGCCAGCTTTTTCGCCAGCAATCCAGCTCCAGATGACATTGACTGTAAAGGGAATCACCGAAATTGCCAGCACATAAGCCCCAATGGTGCAAAGCTGGTTGATGGGTTCAAATTGAGGATCGTACATGGCCACCCGACGGGGCATTCCCTGTAAACCCAGTTGGTGCATGGGCAAGAAGGTAAGGTGTGTGCCAATGAACGTTAGAACGAAGTGAATTTTGCCCAGGGTTTCATTCATCATCCGCCCGGTCATTTTGGGAAACCAGTGGTAAATTCCCGCATAGATGCCGAATACCGAACCTCCGAACAAGACATAGTGGAAATGAGCCACGATGTAGTAAGTATCGTGGACATGGACATCAAAGGGAACCACACCCAGCGTGACGCCGCTCAGTCCCCCAATCACAAACATAGACAGCAGACCGAGGGCAAACAACATGGCACTGGTGTAGCGGATCTTGCCACCCCAGAGGGTTGCCACCCAGCTAAAAATCTTAATGCCGGTGGGAACAGCCACAATCAGTGTAGAAATGGTGAAGAATAGCCGCATCCAGGGAGGGGTACCACTGGTAAACATATGGTGAACCCAGACGAACAGACCTACCAGACAGATGGCCAGACTGGAGTAGGCGATCGCCTTATAGCCAAAAATTGATTTACGGGAATGGACTGGGATCACTTCAGACATGATCCCAAAAATGGGCAGGATCATCAGATACACTGCCGGGTGGGAGTAAAACCAGAACAGATGCTGATAAAGCACAACATTACCATTGGCATCGGGCTTAAAGAAGGACGTGCCAAAGTTGATATCAAACAACAACAGGACTAAACCAGCCGCCAATACAGGAGTAGACACCAGGGCCAGCAGGGAAGTTGCCAGAATCGCCCAGCAAAACAGGGGGAGCTGATCCCACCGCATACTGGGAACCTTCATCTTGAGGGTTGTCACGATGAAGTTGATGGAACCCAGAATGGAAGAGGTTCCCACCAGGACAATGCTGAGAATCCAGAAACTCTGGGCAGTGGGGGCAGTAATTTCACTCAGGGGAGGGTAAGAAGTCCACCCTGCCTGGGCACCCCCAAACAGAAAGCTTGCCAGCAACAATGCCCCGGCAGGAGGATTCAGCCAGAAGGCGATCGCATTTAGCCTGGGAAATGCCATATCCCTGGCACCCACCATCAGCGGCACCAGGAAGTTACCAAACCCACCAATGGCACTAGGGACGATCCACAGAAAAATCATGATCGTGCCGTGGTTAGTCATGAAAGCATTGTAGAGACTGGGGTCGATAAAATCAGAGTCTGCCGTAGCCAGTTCTGTCCGCATGGCAACGGCCATCAGTCCCCCAATCAGATAAAAGAAGAAAGCAGTAACCAGATATTGAATCCCAATGACCTTATGGTCGATGTTGAAGGTAAAGTATTCGTACCATTTCCACGCTTTCTTATGCGCACTGGATTCAATAACTGGCGGGTTTTGGACAGGGATTTGTGCTTGAGTCATAAACCGTTGATTAATCTTGGGGGAATTGCAAGGTGCCTGGGTATTAAGATCTGTCAGTTTGGAAAAGTCGTCAGTTGCTGGTTAATTGGTTGTTAGGCGTCATTAACTGGAGATTGGTCGTCAGTTACAAGATGGAAAACACATACAGGGTGGGAACTCGACGAAAAATACTAATCCAGACTCTAACAACGAACCAACGAACCATTACTGATGAGGATGGAGTTGTTTCAACATTTCAGCATTGATCCCCATTTCCTCACCGTAAGGAGTCAGAAATTCAGACACCGACATTTCAGCCGGGTTTGCCGCAATTGCCTGGTTCAAGGAATTCGCCTGGGCAACCTTATTTTCTTCCAACCACTGCTGATAGTCTTCAGGCGTATGCACGATTACCTGGGTTCTCATGCTGCCGTGATAGGAGCCACACAGTTCAGCACAAACAATCGGATAAGTTCCCGTCTTGGTGGCGACAAAGTTTAGCTGTGACTTTTCCCCTGGCAGAGCATCCTGCTTCAGGCGGAACTGGGGCAACCACAGAGAGTGGATCACATCCTGAGCCGTGATGTTAAGCTGCACACTTTTACCAACGGGAATATGAAGTTCCCCTGTAGTCAGCCCATCATCCGGGTAGGTAAACAGCCAGGCGTACTGCAATCCCACGACATTGACAGTGACATCGGCTTTATTCTTGGCTTCAGGTGGAGCGCCAAAGCCGTAAATCGGAAGCTTATACGCCTTTTCAGAGTCTGGGTCCATTACAGAAGCGGAAGCGGGATCAGCCGCATCGGCAACCAGGGGAGCCGCGATCGCACTCCCTGGAGGGTGACCAGGCTGATGGGCAACATGGGCAGAAGGGTGACTGTGGGCCATCATCCCGGTGGAGGGTGCAAAGCCCCCCATGCGCTGGTACACATCCACGCTGTAAATCCCCAAACCAATCACAATCAGTGCTGGGATTGCTGTCCAAACAATTTCCAGCGGGAAGTTGCCTTCCAGAAAGACACCGTCGGTATCATCTCCTGGGGGACGGCGGTACTTGATGACAAAAATCAAAATTGCTCCCTGAACGACCAGGAAAAGGGCGAAAGCGATACCCAGCATAATGCTGAACAGGTTATCAACCAGAGGTGCCTGTTCCGACACCTGTTCGGGTAACAGCCCATGATTTAAACTCACCCAAACGCTCAGAAGCGTAATGACGATACCAGCGATCAGGGTCAGTAATGAAGCTGGAACTTGTGACATAGGTTATCTGTAACAGCGATGAAGACAAATGAAATAGCGATCGCAACTCAAAAGCAAGTTTCTCGAAAATCCTACCCCTGAGACCATCCAGCAAATTCAATCATTGAGACTGCTCTAAGGTTCAGCGGACGCAGGATGCCGGGTATATGCCATCAGTAAATCACATGGACTTTTTTCAAAGGGTATTCTTTGTCTTCTTTAAAGAAGAATCAGAGACCAGGCTGACAGCCATCACGACCCTGAACCTGGACTTTTTACATCGAAACAGCTAACAGTCAAAATCGTTGTAGCGTCAGTTACCTGAAGGTCAAACTGGAAGAAATAGCCAATCCAGTTAATCAGGGAGGATTGATCCAGAGAAAAGTTGAAATTAGTTCCTTAAAATGATTTAAGAAATGGTTATGGTTCTCTGGTGTGAAACCTTTAACCTGAAATTTTCACCAAACATGGCCAGGAAAATCGTTGACGGGTGAAGAGTTGCTGATGAGCTGTTGTTGAATAGCTATAGCGATCCTATCTGAATTGTGAGAAAGGAATTGTGAGAAAGGATTCCTGGAGAATCGTTTCTCACAAAGCCTCTCACTTTCACAACTGATTCAGACTGCCATATATGAATATGAATTGGGACGGAGTTTCAATTCCATACGACTTTATAATTCATACCTAGAATCAGCAACTCGTTGATGGATCAGATGCAGGGATTTGGAGAATGATTCGTTTGCACTGAAATTCTAACGTAGACCAGAGACTTTATGGAGGCTATTCAGGGACAACATTCGCCATGTTCAAAGTCATCACAACCAATTTCTCCCAGGAATTTGAGCGCTGGACGGATGCTCTCCATACCGCCAAATCTCTGATACCTCAATGCAAAAGCCTGACTCAGGATATTCGGATTTACCTGTGCGATGAACTGATCTGGCTGTATAGCCGGGAATATAAATATCCTCAATACATTGGTGCCGGCACCTACAATCGCCTGGCACGGTTATTTATCCAGGAAGCGATCGAAGCCGAGGAGGGTGCGGTCGGAGAAAATTAACATTTACAGAAGTGCCTGCACGACTTCGTTGAACGACTGCACCCGCATCAAAGTTTTTGACATCATTTCTATAAATTAGAGCTATCTTGGAGTAGATTTATAAGTTTGGGGAGATTGGGTATGCGTCCACGTCTGTTGCTGGTCGTTCTTGGTGCGATCGCGATTGCGGTCGCTGGTTGTGCATCTGAGGAAGCTGTAGAGACTTCTCCCTCTCCATCACCTCCATCACCAGAAGCCTCTGCACCATCTCCGTCTCCTTCACCTGGAGCCGTGGGACAACCCTTCGCCCAACCCCTAGTGGCTCAAAAACCGGGTACAGCTCAGGCGGTTCCGGGACTGATCCAGCCAACGAATGCTGATGAACGGGCAAAAGAAGTTCAGGCTCGCATTAATGCCCAGCAAGTAAAGAAAGACCCCTTTTCCGGTCTTCCTCCCGTATTGCAGAAACCGATGATACCCCGTGCAACTGGCACATCCCCTCAGCAAACCCTTACCGGGCAGAGTGTTCCTCCTCTGCCTGGCGCGCCACAACCTGCACTACCCCCAATCACCACCGCCACGGCGCCGCCTCGTCCCAGCAGTCCCTTTCCACCCGGCAGAACACCAGCAGGACCAGCGACTCCTCCTGGTGTTCCAGCCAGGCCAGTGCCACCACCCCCCACAGCTAATCTGGCGAATGCTGTCGAGGTTTCAGGTGTGGTATACGTAGGTGGCAAAGCCCAGGCCATTGTTAAGGCTCCCAATGAAGCCACCAGTCGTCATGTGCGAGTTGGACAACGGCTTTCTGACGGTCAGGTGCTGGTGAAGCGCATAGAAATTAATCGGGGATCTGACCCAATTGTTGTTCTGGAAGAAAATGGCATTGAAGTCCCCAGAGCTGTGGGTGAAGGGGGAGCACCATCCCAACAGGCTGGTGGACAATCTGCCTGACAGGATCAGCAAACTCCAGATTTCTCAATTGCGTGATATAGGGGAGCGTGAGGTAGATAAGGGTGCAAAGTAACCTCATCTACCTCACACCCTTGCAAAGGGCTATATACACAACAATTTGCAAAGACTGACCTGGAGTTGTCATCCCAGGGGCTAGAGTGAATAAATATCTCTATGGTGGGTTGGGTTTCTCTTGCCCCAAAACCCGGCTCTCCAGGAATGGATGATTTACGAACTCAAGCACTCGGACTCAATTCAGTATGACCCACTCAACCTCCGGGCAAACGGCAGCAGGCTTCTGGCAAACTGACCTGATCGACTTTTTCTTTTCGCCTACCCAACAGCAGGACCCGATTCAAACCCAGGATGCGGATCTGTTGCATCAATTTGGCTTTGTTCCAGGGCTGAAAGAACTGTTAATGGTGCGCCAGGTTCATGCGCTGGAACATGCGACGGTCTGGGTTTTGAGCGAAAAAGCGCCTTTCAAACGTCATCAAAATTGGCGTTCGTCAGACAATGATTCGTCAGACAATGAATTGTTAGGAGGCATGTCTACTGATCGGGGGTTTTACCTGTACGGACGGGTTAACTCGGAGGAATTAAAGCAGGCCGTTAAATTGGCGCTCCGCCGAATTACATCGGGAGAGTGGGATCTGGCCGTCCATCCCCGCTGCGGTACCAACCTGTCGGTGGGGATGTTGCTGGCGGCAGGATTTGCTGTTGGAGCATCCATGCTGCTACCCCGCGAACCAATCGGTCAAATCATTGGGTTGGGGCTTGCCGCTACTACGGCTGCCCAGCTTGCTCCTGACCTGGGTAGCCTGGCTCAACGGTATGTGACGACGGCGATTCCTTTTAATCTGGCTGTGGATAGTATTCAACCCATTCGGGATTCCTTTGGGCGATCTGCACATTTTGTTCAGGTTCGGTGGGTGGAATAACGGATAGGGCAGACAATATAGCCCTTTTCAGGAGTATGAGGTGCAGTGGGGGTTCTGCACCCTCTCTGTACCTCAACTTTCATACCTCACTCAATTGAGAACTGCTACAGAAAGGGATGAATAAAAAAGCGATCGCTCTCGTTGAGTCTGCGATCGCTCCTTTTTTTAACCACTTTTCCTATTAGGGATTATCCTTACATAGATCCGGTCGAAGCGGTATGGAAAGTGGTGCCAGAGGTATAAAAACTTATCAATGTCCAGGGTGGCGCTGCTGATAGGAGTGAGCAAGTATCCACCAGGTTTGAACCCGCTACTGAGGGCGCAGAAAGACGTGGAGGTCATGAGGCGCGTTTTGAGGCAGCCACAGTTTGGGTTTGAGGTGGTGGAGTGTTATTGTGATGCATCCCTGCAAGAGATGCAGGAGGGAATCGAAACCTTTTTTAAGAACCGGATTCCAGATGACCAAGTTTTGTTCTTGTTTACTGGGTACGGCATTCAGGATAGGGATGGCAAACTCTATTTCGCGACACCAGAAACCGCACCAGATAGTCAGGGCAGGCTGATTAAATCGAGAGCAATTCCAGCCAGCTTTGTGCGGGATGTCATGAATAGCAGCCCGGCAAGGCACCAGGTGATGATTTTGGATTGCCATTTGCAACAGGGCTTCGATCAGTTTGTTCAGGATAACAACCCGATTGACCTGTTTGCGCAGCTCGATGGCAGAGGCAGAGTAATTCTGGCAGCTTCTATCTTTACCCATCCTGCCGTGGAAACCAGTGACATTGATGTCTGGAGTTACACGCGCTATCTGATAGAGGGCATTGAAACGTCTGTTGCGGATAGAGATAGTGATGGCCTGGTGTCAGCGGAGGATCTGCACGAGTATGCTCGCCGCAAAATGGCGATCGCGGCTCCGGCCATGAATCCTCAAATCTACGGTAGTCCAGAATCGGCACGCTTTCCGCTGTTAACAGTGCCGGTACACGATGCCCGTGTGATCTACCATAAGGTACTCGATGATCTGGTTGAACGCGGACAGACCGATGCGACGGCTACCATGTTGTTGGAGCACCGTAGTTTGCTCGATGAGATCAAACATGGCCTCAAGTTGTCTCCCCAGGAGGCGGAAGACATTGAAGCTCGTAGCCTTCGACCCTTGCGGGATTACCGACAAAGGCTACAGTCTTACCAGGAAAAATTTTCAGAGACTAAACTGGGAAACGTGGGACCTAATCACCAGAACAATGACGGTTTAAGACGGTATCGGCAGGCACTTGGCCTGACGAACGATGATACTGCTGCCATTGAAGCAGTGCCTGACATTGTGCAGCAACAGCAGCAGCGAGAGCAGTATCAACGGAACCTCGTAAAGTACGAACAGGTATTACTGGCCGTTATGCAGCGCCAGTACCCCATTGCAGAGGGCGATCGCCGGCTTCTGCATCACCTCCAAACGTCCCTCCAGCTCAGAGGCAACGATGTCCAGATGATTGAAACTGAGCTTGCCACCCGACTACACCGCCGGGGAACACCCCCTCCCGACCCTGCAACCACCCCAGCATCCGTGACCCAGCCGCCGGCTGAACTCTATCCCACTCAGCCAGGCCCCCCATCACCATCTGCTTCGGGCTGGACGCCTGCACCATCCTACCAGCCTCCAAATGCAGGCGTTTCTCCCCAGCCAGTGCCTGCCTCCTACAGTCCATCGGGAACAAGCCCTCCACCCGGACAACCTGCAAGCCCTCCACCACTTGCTCAGTCCCCTCCCAGTCCTTCCCCAGTTCCACCTGTGGATACCAACCAGGGTCCAGTGACGACGGTTCAACCTTCGGATGCCACCGCCAATCCACCTGCCTCTGCCCCTATGAGTAAGTCACCGAATCACTCAAGATGGAGTTACGGTGTATTCATTATTCCAGCCCTATTGCTGGCTGCCATGATTGGGGTAGGGGTAGCGCTTTGGTCTTCCTCCAGGAACATGGTTAATCCCTTCAACCAATCA is from Leptothermofonsia sichuanensis E412 and encodes:
- a CDS encoding cytochrome c oxidase subunit 3, giving the protein MQGSTIETPDSLTPPVQAVTVAGHHEEHADLRVWGLLTFLVSESLMFGGFFAAYLFLRGLAYEWPPEGTEVELLVPAINTIILVSSSFVIHLGDTAIKKNDVKGLRKWYIVTALMGAVFLAGQVYEYSTLGYGLRTNVFSNCFYLMTGFHGLHVFIGLLLILGVLWRSRRPNHYNATKHTGVEMAEIYWHFVDIIWIVLFTLLYILTMF
- the ctaD gene encoding cytochrome c oxidase subunit I, giving the protein MTQAQIPVQNPPVIESSAHKKAWKWYEYFTFNIDHKVIGIQYLVTAFFFYLIGGLMAVAMRTELATADSDFIDPSLYNAFMTNHGTIMIFLWIVPSAIGGFGNFLVPLMVGARDMAFPRLNAIAFWLNPPAGALLLASFLFGGAQAGWTSYPPLSEITAPTAQSFWILSIVLVGTSSILGSINFIVTTLKMKVPSMRWDQLPLFCWAILATSLLALVSTPVLAAGLVLLLFDINFGTSFFKPDANGNVVLYQHLFWFYSHPAVYLMILPIFGIMSEVIPVHSRKSIFGYKAIAYSSLAICLVGLFVWVHHMFTSGTPPWMRLFFTISTLIVAVPTGIKIFSWVATLWGGKIRYTSAMLFALGLLSMFVIGGLSGVTLGVVPFDVHVHDTYYIVAHFHYVLFGGSVFGIYAGIYHWFPKMTGRMMNETLGKIHFVLTFIGTHLTFLPMHQLGLQGMPRRVAMYDPQFEPINQLCTIGAYVLAISVIPFTVNVIWSWIAGEKAGDNPWKAMTLEWTTESPPIIENWEILPVVTHGPYDYGLNGRSPMSEERPPASVS
- a CDS encoding cytochrome c oxidase subunit II; amino-acid sequence: MSQVPASLLTLIAGIVITLLSVWVSLNHGLLPEQVSEQAPLVDNLFSIMLGIAFALFLVVQGAILIFVIKYRRPPGDDTDGVFLEGNFPLEIVWTAIPALIVIGLGIYSVDVYQRMGGFAPSTGMMAHSHPSAHVAHQPGHPPGSAIAAPLVADAADPASASVMDPDSEKAYKLPIYGFGAPPEAKNKADVTVNVVGLQYAWLFTYPDDGLTTGELHIPVGKSVQLNITAQDVIHSLWLPQFRLKQDALPGEKSQLNFVATKTGTYPIVCAELCGSYHGSMRTQVIVHTPEDYQQWLEENKVAQANSLNQAIAANPAEMSVSEFLTPYGEEMGINAEMLKQLHPHQ
- a CDS encoding DUF6391 domain-containing protein; its protein translation is MTHSTSGQTAAGFWQTDLIDFFFSPTQQQDPIQTQDADLLHQFGFVPGLKELLMVRQVHALEHATVWVLSEKAPFKRHQNWRSSDNDSSDNELLGGMSTDRGFYLYGRVNSEELKQAVKLALRRITSGEWDLAVHPRCGTNLSVGMLLAAGFAVGASMLLPREPIGQIIGLGLAATTAAQLAPDLGSLAQRYVTTAIPFNLAVDSIQPIRDSFGRSAHFVQVRWVE
- a CDS encoding tetratricopeptide repeat protein; amino-acid sequence: MSRVALLIGVSKYPPGLNPLLRAQKDVEVMRRVLRQPQFGFEVVECYCDASLQEMQEGIETFFKNRIPDDQVLFLFTGYGIQDRDGKLYFATPETAPDSQGRLIKSRAIPASFVRDVMNSSPARHQVMILDCHLQQGFDQFVQDNNPIDLFAQLDGRGRVILAASIFTHPAVETSDIDVWSYTRYLIEGIETSVADRDSDGLVSAEDLHEYARRKMAIAAPAMNPQIYGSPESARFPLLTVPVHDARVIYHKVLDDLVERGQTDATATMLLEHRSLLDEIKHGLKLSPQEAEDIEARSLRPLRDYRQRLQSYQEKFSETKLGNVGPNHQNNDGLRRYRQALGLTNDDTAAIEAVPDIVQQQQQREQYQRNLVKYEQVLLAVMQRQYPIAEGDRRLLHHLQTSLQLRGNDVQMIETELATRLHRRGTPPPDPATTPASVTQPPAELYPTQPGPPSPSASGWTPAPSYQPPNAGVSPQPVPASYSPSGTSPPPGQPASPPPLAQSPPSPSPVPPVDTNQGPVTTVQPSDATANPPASAPMSKSPNHSRWSYGVFIIPALLLAAMIGVGVALWSSSRNMVNPFNQSTMSPGVDSQNPPSPVQQAAGDINLGVTAHGIGDFNGAIRYYNQAIKVLTDICQANKNSQPSSCQLLAKAYSNRSYSYFRLQNYNQALEDANSAVVLDSNLVEARINLANARFMQGDRAEAIQDYNRALELKPSPSLQAGIYNNRGNVYFSQNSLQTALKDYDQALALRNDYADAYFNRGLVHERQNNINNAISDFQNAAKFYREQNALDLAQEAEKRATNLQQNAPKSTALPPG